The genomic window gTTGAGGGCCATTTTgccctttttcattttagtgttTAAAATTCAACCTTATTTTGAACTCTTGAAGATTAAATTAAGTACTTCTAACTCTGGTATGGTTTTGGACACTTATATGTCAGTAGTTTAAAAGTTGACAGaacagagtattttattttgaaacaaatatggaaaaatatgtCTATAGTTTGTTCAAGAATGTGCCTTggcttttattctttcaaaagTGACCAGTGAtaattttttgtctgtgttcAAGTAGGCCTACCTTAACGGTGTCCGTGTTCTAGGAAACAGTGAGCTGCTAAGAAAATTGTCTTTACCAAAGTGTAACCGATTGAGTGTTGCTGAAactatttattttggaaaatgtagTTATAGGGATGTGTGTAGAAAATGCATCTGAAATTAAGCCACAGTGTCTGCTTTGTATTGAAAAGGTACACAAGGTCTTGAGGCTTCGTAACTCAGTTTGATGTTACAGATGCTGTAGGTAGTGGATGTTGTTATCTACAGCAAGTTTTGTCTGTAGTAAGCTGAAAAATTggttgaattttttaaaaaacgaTGGGAAGTTCAGCACTGGACATGTCTTACAGGAAATTTAAGATCAGATGTTATTAGAAATTAACAGTTACAGAAGTTGGGGGAAGATGTTGGTAACTTTCCCCTTTCCTATATAGATTTAATAAAACATGTAGGCCTAGTAGAAACAGTTATCTATTAAATTACCTTGTTACCTATAAAAGAATGCTGTCAGCAAAATTACTGTGctatttcttttggtttttccctccttcttgTTTTTGGACTTGAAAATAGACTGATGCTTAAAATGCAAGGCATTTTCTAGAGATgtttaaaattccttcttttaGTATTAAACTTGCTGCAGTATAGATCATTTTGCAGgcctttaaaaagaagcagaataGGCACAttctttcttactgttttgtatggcagtatttgcttttaagcaaagttttcctgcttttaGCCTTATCCTAACGTCTCTGTGCACACAATATTGCTTTGCAATGTGTATGGGAGAAGGAAACCACTGCATTTCAGTTAAGCCATGCTTGTTTGCAAGGTTCAGTATATTTTGGGACTGGTACAGTCATTAAATTGCTCCATTATTGtcttgttttcctgctgttattgagtgtgggatttttttttgggggggtggggtgtgtgcTAAGATTTAGGAGGTTGTTCCCTTGAGAGGGCAGGGAGTTCATTATAAACAACTGAAAGCTAGTGCCTCTACTGAATATTTGTGGTGTGTTCAGTGGCACTGTTTCACATGTTTTGGGCTAtcaggattttaaaagaaaaacaaggtttGTAAACCAAGTTGTGcttagaaaaaactttttttaatggatggtctaatatatatatattttttggaGGGggtactgatttatttttttcatcagatACATCGAAGTAAGAACAAATGGAAGTTCTACTTAAAAGATGGAGTGATGTCCTTTGAGGGTAAAGACcatgtttttgcaaaagccattGGAGATGCAGAGTGGTGAAACCTCACTGAAGTATGTACTTTAAGACTGTGGCATTATTCCTTTATGAATCTTATGTGAAACAACTAGACTTTCTATTgttttgccattaaaaaaaccccaacaaaacaacaaagctgtgataaaaatatgcaaaatcaGTGTTGTTAATACATGCAAACTAAAACACTGTATTGTTAGCCACTCAGCTgtctttgctgttcttttctgattatttaattacttttctaCCCAAGAAACATCATTGGAATGAATAGCTTTAAAGACTGAAATGTTGAATCTGTTAGTAATTCAAGAAAGTCATGGAATACTAAGTGactatatttaaataaagttcagctctgttggttttctttccactttttaaAGTAAGAGCTAAAGTATGACTTGAAATATAAAACTACGTAGTTGGTGGTGATACTAcgtatttcttttcaaaggctgctgagtttaaagaacaaaagaaaaaaagagcaacatCTGTGCAAGTCTGAAACCTGTGGCTGTTTCAGCTGTGtacttctctctcccctttccttcctcccttgcttttttgttgttgctttgtgggtttttgaCTTTAGCTTAAAGGCAGGCACTTTAGATTTAAGTCAGGAAATATGGCTCGCAGACCCTTGAGCTCTCAATATATGAGAATTATTATTGTTTATTCTATACCCTCTATGTCTACTGAGATACAATGAATAGTGTGATTTAacattaaaatgtgatttattttcacTGTCAATGCAAAGTCATTTAAGTTTGCTTCTGTACATATCCACTACATTCTAAGATTACAGACCAGTAAGCTGTGAATGATATAAATTGTGCATAATAATAAAATGTCATCTCATATACATTTCTAGCAGAGAGTTGGTTTTGTGTTCTCTAAATACAAACTTTGCTTAGAGAAATGTGTACAAGCCATGCCTGTGAGAACTGCATTCCCAGCAGTGCTCAACgttagctttttctttgttcctctAGAAACAGAGGTAAAAAAAGTTCCGCGCCCATATGACTGGGCCCTAGCCCTTGAGAGCTGCAGCTTTCCCCTGGCTAGCTCCTGTGCCTTGTAGGACAATATTGGAAATTAAATGGTAAAGCTTCAGCCAGGATGATCCTGCTAGGAGGGCAGTGCTACATGCAACGGTATGGCACTCCTCCCTcctggctttttcttttacatctgCTGAAAGAAGACATGATGAGACATTTTGGTTATCTCTGTTCCCTGGGAGGATGCAGAGGCcttgagaagagaaggaaaataaaggggAGAGTTGGAGAGAAGGAATACATAGCAGAaatggggggaggaaggggaaccAACCCTTTTTTATAATGGTACAAACCCTTGTGCTGATGGCATAAATAGAGATGCTTCCTTCAGGAGGCAAGTTTTCAACTACTTCTTAACTTTCTTGCATGCTCTTTTTGACATATCTGCTGCTGTCCAGTATCTAAGACAGGATGCTGAACTAGAAGGCCTGTCCTGAGTGTGGCACTCCTTTTGTCTTTTATAGATACTGCTGCTGGGATGTGAAGAATTGGGTATTCAGagacagttaaaaaatattacagtgtATGACTTCTTTTTCCACATTCAGCTGACTTGTAGCTGCACTGGTGCTACACTTCAGACCCATAAATGCAcaggaaatacagcttttacTACATAATAGATGCTTTTAGATTTCAGCATTCTTTCGCAGGCTCTGAGGTGTTCGTGCTCTGTAAATGCTACGTTACAAACTGTGGGACCATCTTCAACTTGGGCAGCATAGCGATGCGTCAGAAAAGACTGGAAGCAGAGGTGGTGCGGCACAGGAATCCATGGGACAGGACTGGATACGCACCATTCACTAAGCACCGCGCAGTCTCTGAATGTTGCTTCTGAGAATAGGATCTGGTTTTGCTAGTCACTATAAAATTAAGTGGCTGAAGAGTATCTAATTTTTAGCTCGTTTTAAAGATGGGCAGCTTTTTCCTCTTCGCTGCATCTTTCTGCTTGTGCTGTTAAAGGCTGCCTCCACACGAAGGTGAGGAGTCAGAGGTCTGAGCGTGCTTATGACTGCCCATattctctctccctgtccctttTCGGACCTTGTTCTTCTGTGAATGGGTGCTGAGATGTGTGGGATAAAAGTACTAGAGTAGGAATTCCGTTCCCCCCCCCATCTCTTCTAAGTTTTACCAGTTCATACTTACTACATGCCTTCTACCTGTTAGCCTCATCTGCCTGTTTATTCCATTCTTGAAACACTTCTTATGCTTTGACATTTTTGCAAGTAAATTTTTCTGACAGCCTGCTGCGACCTCTGTGCAGTCCAAGTATGATATTGATTATATAGACTGCACATTGGGAattggaaagtattttttaacaCTGGCCTCTTACTTCTCAAACTTCTTGTAAGATTTACAGGTTGGGCAGTCGCAGTATTTTTAATCCTCTCTTGCTTTTCACAAACCATGTGTACCATCAGCAATTAAAACCTCAAAGGACTGTTTGCCACCTTTCCTCCTGAAGTTTTGCTGACAGTATGCATAGCTGGCTGTTACTCCTGCTCAAAGCTTACCTGCGTCAAAAGGGATGCTGAAGGTGGCTTAGCTATGCCATCAAGCATCCCCTGGGTTTCAATTTAGTTGCATTTTCTAACCCAGCACCTTCTCGATATGAAGGAACCTTAATGTCGGCTCCAACCAGTGCCTTCCTGAGCTATCAAATATAGAAGCTTTAGGGATTAGAGTAGGGTTTTGCTCTCGCTATCTCAACCCTTCCCATCTTTGAGAAAATGGCTACTGAATTCATAACACTGCAGATCATCTGTCTCCCTCCAAACTACACTGCAGATATTCCTTGGGAGTGCTTGCAGTGGTTTTCCTGGTCCAGAGCTATGGAGTGTCTATTTGGACTCCTGCAGCAGGActgactttcattttcttctgtctaaGCATACAAAAATTGCCCtacattttgtttccagtgttCTTGAACGAACATTGGCAAAGACTTACAGCTTTGAATAAGACATTAACAactaaaaatatctgaagtCAGGAATTTTtatactggaaaaaatgtttattaaaatgtaaGCTCAGTTTGCTAATTACTGTAGCCTAAGACTTGAGCAGTAATCAGATCAGAGTGCTTTTGATCTGAATAGTTTACGTATTAATGCTTTTGACTGCCGCTACTTACAGTTTAGCAAACACGTTGCTGCAGATGTGATGGGAAGAGGTGTATAATACCAGTTACGGCCATCGAAGATAGTTCAGTAAAAGGCTGTCTAAAACTTTACACCAGAAAGAAGGTAGGTTTACCCAAAATGATGAGACAGAACAACAAGTGTAACTTGTATGAGAAGCTTTAGCACGAATCTAAATCTTAATAATGTGTTGCTTTTACTTATTTGCTCACTTTTGTGTGTAGAAAAATTTGAAGTattgtgtgttttttttgtttttaaaccagcAGTTATTTTCTAAATGGTAGATTTCACTCAACTTACAGCaggtacaaaaagaaaaatgcccaCGCTCTCATACTTCTTTGCTGTTACCTAAGCAGCTTCGTAAGGCAGGTGCTATCAGTTGTCGCTATTTCTAACTCATTTCTCTTGCATGTAGTTTCCTGATAATGTTATGTGGGAGGAGGACAGGAAGGGTATGCTTGCAAGCTCTTGTCATGTTGAAACATAATGTAAGTAAATCAGTTATTGCTCACTCAAGACATTGTTTTGCCATGTCCGAAATCGTGTGCAGGACTCTTCCATGGGCCATCCGAAGAAATGAGTCTCAAAAGTCAGTTTTGAGATAAGTGACAGAGAAGCTTTAGGCCGGGTAGGTTTTTTTCACCAGTGCCTTTGTTTCTATTATAGTTAAATATCCTATAGTAGTCCCGTTTGCTCATCTGCTAAGCTTAGGAGCTGGTGTGTATAAAGAGGTGCATCATATGGAATTCTTACTGATTGCTAAACCGTTGAGCTTTAATAGTCTCCTCTGTTCTCAATCCTGCTTCGTTCACCATGTGTATGCGAACTGCTCATGAGTACAGCTGTGCTTACATACAGAGCTTTTATGCTGATTGAAATCATGGCATTAAGCTGAAGCTAAGAGAGGGTCAGAGATGTTATTTCTAATTAACACAATTATAAGCTAATGATAAACCAGTCACTAGTACAAAGAATCAATTTCATTAATGTGAAGCAAATTTAATTTGCAGTGCAGTGTTTTAGCAACAAGGGGTGTGCTCTGGAACGCAGATTTTTACTGCTGTCACAGACTTGAAAGCAAAGGACTTGTTTGAGGAGGAGAGTGTAAGAGGTTTAAAGTGATTGCAGTAATACTGTTTTCTTATGTATTGGGGTCTGTGCTTTCAGTTGCCATCAAGAACTGTTAGGCTTTGACTGttgatagaatgagaggaaatggcctcaagttgcaccaggggaggttcaggctggatattaggaaaaatgtctttcctgagagagtggtgagacactggaataaactgcccagggaggtggtggagtcaccatccctggaggtgttcaaggaacgtgtggacgaggcattgtgggacatggtttagtgggcatggtggggttgggttgatggttggacttggtcttacaggtcttttctaaccgTGATTCTGTGTTCTGGAGTAAGCGCAGATCTTACACAGCTGCACTGCTCCACTGACTGCAGGGGAGGTGCGTATTATACCAGCTGAAGATCTGCCTCCAGATACCGTGAGTATCATCTACAGAATGTGATCTAAGATGCTAAAACTTTGACtacaataaaatgcattttctttaccTTCTGTGAACCGTAACTGCCATGTATAGGTCTCATGCTACCATAGTGGTTTGAAATGTAGGCGCTCACGTGTTCCTCCCATCAGAGGCAATGTAACCAACCTGTCAAAAATAAGCCACCTACGAAGAGGCTTGATCTGTGGTCCGCAgcttttgcatctgtttttgcCCACAGGACTGTGAACTTTCCAATAACTAAGCCCCTCATTTTCAGAAGACCGGGCAGTGCAGGATGTGGCCTCCTTAGGATGTGCCTGGGGTGGACTCCTGCAGGCATCCTGCCTGGAGCTCAATGCAATCTGCAGCTTGTCACCCAGTACAGATTGTTTGGCCCATACGATGCAGGGAAGAGCTTACACATCTGAATCTCCAACTTCACCATAGTGTGGTGTTGGCTTATGGCAAGTGAACTGTGTAAGGGTGACAGCTTATTTTCAGCAGGTGGAGTAAATATGCTGCAATAACAAAGGAATGCTCAATTCTTTCTTAAATTACAAATGCAGCCACAAATCTAGATCCCCTTAGCATTAGGCAATGCATGGTGAAAGGAAAGATAGATTTTTATGGGAAAACACAGTCACTAAAAAGTAACTACTCCGCTTCATCAGCTGCGAATGGAGTTGGACTGTGAGTGCTGAGGAGTCCCCGGTGCCTCCTGAATGCCAGTGGCACTGGTGATGCTGGGGAGTGGGCAGATGAAAATAATTCATGAGACTGTTCCTGAAGAGAAAACAAGGTAGTGCTTATTTacctgtgcaggcagcagctaTCCTGCTGCCGAGAGGGAGCCTTTACAGCTTCCGTGATTTGTGTGCACACACGTATGATATACAAAATACAGTCCTGTGTGCAGCAGGTGGGGTTTTACAGATATTGCATCTCTTCTGATTTCCGGACCATACATGGTTGTGTatgggttaattttttttaagtaaattacCTACTAGCTCAGACTGAGATCTAATGTAAACTGTGAAATTGCTAGTAATAAAGGTTCAGCAGGTCAACTTTTCTCCTCGGTGACATCTTTACAACCTACTGCTTGAACACTGTTCTTTAACTGGGTGTAGGTGGCTGTGTAATTGGAAGTTTCTGTTGATGAAATGAAGGGAGGCATCTAGTTTAGTGCCCCTTTCTTTAGCCCAACAATGCCAGCAGAGCTGATAGGAGTGAAAAAAGAAGGCATGAAAGGTAGCAGACAGGCTTTAAATACCCCAGGGAGGTAGATTTGGAGAGAAAGGAGCCAGACTGCAATCACTGCAGTACCTGTTAACTTCAAGAGCATCCTGACTACTCCCTGGTTCCCCCCAAAGAAGAGTTTTGCCTATCgttacaaaagaagaaaagggaaaataccaCTTTCAACCTCAGAACAGTTATGTTGCATAAGAATTATTGactggcatttttatttattgtgaaaCATTCAAGATACTCTAAACTAATTCCTAGTCATTAGAATAATTACAGCAGGCCTTGCAAAGTGCTGCATCTATTGGCGCTCTGGTTTAATTTTCATTGTAAGATGTCTTGTCTCGTACTGCAGGATACGGCTTCTCTAATGCCGACAAGAGCAGCAGCGCTTGTGAGACTTTGCTGGGGCCTGAGGCTGAGCTGCCATTCTTGCAGTTGGAGGTATAAGCAGAGAAATAGTTCATCCTGTAAAGCTCTGCTCGGCTCTTGCAGCAACCAAGCTTGCTCATCAGCAGAAAGAAATCCCTTCGAAATGCTTTGGTGAAAATTGCGTAGAGAAATGGGTTTGCACAGGAGTTAACGGGGTAGAATAAAACCAGCAGAATCTTGGAGTTTGTCACTGTGATGAGAGGCACTTTAAAGGCAGCAGATATGGCAAAAAAGGAGATGGGGGCCATGCAGGTAAAATCCGTGAAGATCAGTATCGCCATTCTCTTGGCAACCTTGGTATCTTTATTGGCAGCTACCAGCTCTGGATTCTGAACAGCTATGTAAATCTTAATGTAGCAAGCACAAATGACAATGAAGGCGACAACATTTAGCACTAAGATCAGCAGTATGTAAGCTTGGGAAAGACCTGTTTCGATATCCATGGGTAAACAAATGCTGACCTTCATGTAACTGCTGACCCCTAGGAGAGGCAGCACTGCTATTAAAATGGAGAATACCCAGCCACCGAGCATGATTGGCACGGCATGCCTCAGTCGTAGCTTTCGATCCAGCTGCATGGCGTAGGTGATCGTATGCCACCTTTCTATAGTGATCACAGTTAGCGTGTACACTGAGAGCTCGCTTGCAAACACGGTGAAAAAGCCGGCGGTGCTGCAGCCGCTGCCTGTTTGCCAGTCTATTGCGTGGTTGTAGTACTGACCGCTGGTCTGGGCGTCAACAGAAGCGATGAGTAGCAGATAAAGTCCCATGCAAAAATCAGCAAAAGAGAGGTTGCACATGAGGAAGCGAGGAACGGTGAGCTTGTAATGGCTAGTTGTAAGAACAAGGAGTACAGTGAAATTGCCGGCAATGGCAAGGATGTTTATAAACCAGATTAGGACTCTGAGAAAGCTGTATCCCAGGATGTCTTCGCAGGGATTAAATGCATCTGGTTCTGGAGTGCATGTGAGTATTTTAGGCTGACAAAAGTCATACTCAAAGTCGAAGCCGGTCATTTCGCTGTCATCGAAAATGGCTGAGTAGCTGTAAGGAGG from Gavia stellata isolate bGavSte3 chromosome 2, bGavSte3.hap2, whole genome shotgun sequence includes these protein-coding regions:
- the LHCGR gene encoding LOW QUALITY PROTEIN: lutropin-choriogonadotropic hormone receptor (The sequence of the model RefSeq protein was modified relative to this genomic sequence to represent the inferred CDS: deleted 1 base in 1 codon), with translation MVPALLPLLLLPPLLPAAAGHRCPSRCACSQGVLRCPPPRRGALPAPARASFTHLPVKVIPSHAFEGLRDAFIIEISQSDSLERIETSAFDSLPTLSEILILNTKNLLHIEDGAFRNLPRLKYLSICNTGIRQFPDLTQIFSLEAHFILELCDNLRMTTIPQNAFQGMNNESLTLKLYKNGFEDIHSHAFNGTKLNQLILKDNKNLRRIHNDALRGATGPDVLDISSTALESLPSYGLEAIQVLNATSSYSLKRLPPLNKFSSLLEAVLTYPSHCCAFRNLRTEKQNSLLSIFDNFSKECESTMRKPTNEILYSAIFDDSEMTGFDFEYDFCQPKILTCTPEPDAFNPCEDILGYSFLRVLIWFINILAIAGNFTVLLVLTTSHYKLTVPRFLMCNLSFADFCMGLYLLLIASVDAQTSGQYYNHAIDWQTGSGCSTAGFFTVFASELSVYTLTVITIERWHTITYAMQLDRKLRLRHAVPIMLGGWVFSILIAVLPLLGVSSYMKVSICLPMDIETGLSQAYILLILVLNVVAFIVICACYIKIYIAVQNPELVAANKDTKVAKRMAILIFTDFTCMAPISFFAISAAFKVPLITVTNSKILLVLFYPVNSCANPFLYAIFTKAFRRDFFLLMSKLGCCKSRAELYRMNYFSAYTSNCKNGSSASGPSKVSQALLLLSALEKPYPAVRDKTSYNEN